A window of Companilactobacillus allii genomic DNA:
CCAGGAGTATTTTAGAAAGGAAGTAAAAATATGGATGTAACGACAGATTTACCAATTCCTCAAATTATGATTTTTGATATTGGTAAAGAAGAAGCATTTTACTTAGATAGATTAGATTCATCTGATGAAAACAATATGAACAGTCCTCAAAGTGTTTATATGCGACAGATTACAAAACGGGTTATGCCGATTCTTCTAGCTAAACAAGGCGAAGGTGGTTTGGGTACCGTTGATGTTCAGATGTTGAATTACGGTAATAAATTGGATCTAACAGGCTGGCATGGAGAATTCGTTGGAACAGATTCAGCAGGTATTCCGATTACAACTGATAATAATTTTGATTCCAAAGATCCAACCACAGGCTTAATCAGTTTTTCATTACCAAAAGAAGCAACTATTCATGCAGGAGATTATCGAAACGCCTATTTCAAATTTAGGGATAGTAATTTTAATGTTGTTAAAACTTTATTTTTCAATGTGCGAATTTTAGAAGACAGTAATTTTTATCCTGATGAACTTCCTCATAAGGAATACTGGGGCGAGGGTGAAAGAGCTTTATACGAGTTGGGACAGCTTCAAAATTCATATACAGATTTAGTTATGAACAACATTCAGAACTTAGATGATATTGTTTTGGCAAAGTTATCTGACTACAACAGCCGCATGTCTGTTATTGAAGAGGCTATCAAGAACAACGATTTTACTAAGGCTATTCAAACAGCTTTAAATAGTGATTTCACTATTGGTCAAGTTGATCCTGATATTGAAAAGCATTGGCAATATATAGAATCAGAATTGGAGGCAAATTAATGGTAAACGTGATTGATAATGAGGCAAGAAAACGCAGTAGCATGATGCCTGTTGGAATTAAAATAATTGATGACAAAGGAGACGTAGCTCACACTGCAAAAACAGATTTAGACACTAATTACATTTCTTTAGAATCAAAATGGTTTGGCTCTTCATCAAACAATACTGGTGGCAATACTGGTGGTAATACTGGTGGTAACACTTATCCAAATCAACCATCAGCTGGTGCCGATTATTATGCTGGATCGCTTGCTGATGGTGAGATTACTGAACGTTATCTTTTATATCAACGTGATGAGAGCGTTGCAGAAGATCCTAAAACGCCAAAAACAGTTACTTTATTAAAGGATGTTGGTACAAAATTTAATATGGCTGGAGATGGTGCCACATTATTGTTACATCTTCAAAAAACATTGATGACTGCCGGTGCTAAAGGAACAGTTTCAGATATTGAATTGAATTATGATACTAATAATGTTGCTAAAGAAGGATATTTTACTACTACATCAGTCTATCCGGTATATATTAAATCAACTGATTTAGCTACAACTAATGAGTTAGATATTCCAATTAACGGAATTGGTGAGAATTTGAGCAGTAAAAACTTCTTAGCACCGCATCTTAAATTGAAGTTTAACGGCGATGGGACAATGACATATTACAGTGTTACCGGATATGATACTGATGGCAATACAACTGGTGCCAACTACGAGGTTGTAGTAGATGCTATCGCAACATTCTCAGTTCAAACTGCAGTTGCTCAATTACCAGCTTCAGTTTATTTTTTTAATGGTTCGACGGACAGTGATG
This region includes:
- a CDS encoding BppU family phage baseplate upper protein, which gives rise to MDVTTDLPIPQIMIFDIGKEEAFYLDRLDSSDENNMNSPQSVYMRQITKRVMPILLAKQGEGGLGTVDVQMLNYGNKLDLTGWHGEFVGTDSAGIPITTDNNFDSKDPTTGLISFSLPKEATIHAGDYRNAYFKFRDSNFNVVKTLFFNVRILEDSNFYPDELPHKEYWGEGERALYELGQLQNSYTDLVMNNIQNLDDIVLAKLSDYNSRMSVIEEAIKNNDFTKAIQTALNSDFTIGQVDPDIEKHWQYIESELEAN